One genomic region from Epinephelus moara isolate mb chromosome 8, YSFRI_EMoa_1.0, whole genome shotgun sequence encodes:
- the LOC126394025 gene encoding pikachurin isoform X1, translating into MESTCKERSLLYLLFFAICTASVCLCARRSNARRSDRLSPPLDIQLETINCTAFSVRWKMPRRHVSTITGYKVFYTEVRNGRTMGTASLMEVPLSLDMLTTGQFDGQASFEVDIGNLKMNTNYRVTVGAYGWAGEGRPSMPRDISTAPHDMCMPPSPPTQPVVMAVSDTELALSWQQGESEGSAPVLHFLVAYIRPEMDTEWTYIREPIETNSMVLKGLLPETEYQFVVRAANVHGVSPPSHINNPVRTLGPSEVGSGDYGRYFTDSKFKDEDGFDIDDSDYDIFIEELKPFPGINQDNRKSQLRSRPDPPSGRNVVYRMNTFAPPNVTAPPASSTTSSIFPDFSDLVFPTTSEPSTTTDATTTAPLTTTSITLPTTTTTPTMSPWKGEVPRVYDLTCDDTVCPPDSFCLSDYEGGGSRCHCNLGRRGDTCSEVVSVNFPRFFGYSHMTFEPLKNSYQTFQITLEFKADSEDGLLLYCGENEHGRGDFTSLALVRGKLHYRFNCGTGAAQIVSDSRIVVGQWHTVTVFRDGMSGWLRMDNDTPISGRSQGQYTKITFRSPLYVGGSPSTYWLVRATGTNRGFVGCIQSLNINNKATDIRPWPLGKALSGADIGECSDSVCDLVSCANGGVCFANRADGYICLCPLGFRGALCEETFSLSSPLFNETVFSYAVIPWPQSSQSYLSFMEFELTFRPSMPDGTLLYSDDAGSGDFLAINLVDGYVEFRFDCGSGGAIIRSEEQISMDTWHELRMSRTAKSGILQVDSQRPMEGIAEGAFTQINCSSPLYIGGVPEYDKTKRTAGVKKPFTGIIQKLILNDRTIPITTGSAGGVNVANSAHPCVESPCANGGTCRPKWDSYECDCPLGYDGRHCQKECGNYCLNTVTEAIEIPQFIGRSYLTYDNRDILKRVSGSRTNLFMRFKSTAKDGLLLWRGDSPMRPNSDFLSMGLQDGVLIFSYNLGSGAASIAVNGTFTDGKWHRVKAVRDGQSGKLTVDDYGAKTGRSPGKMRQLNINGPLYVGGMKEIALHTNRQYVGGLVGCVSHFTLSTDYHLALVEDAADGKNINTCSN; encoded by the exons ATGGAATCTACATGTAAAGAAAGGAGTCTTTTATACTTACTTTTCTTTGCAATATGCACAGCCAGCGTTTGCCTTTGTGCAAGAAGATCAAATGCTCGGAGATCTG ATCGTCTGAGTCCTCCATTAGACATCCAGCTGGAGACCATCAACTGCACCGCCTTTAGCGTACGGTGGAAGATGCCCCGGCGACATGTTAGCACCATCACTGGATACAAG gtcttCTACACAGAGGTGAGGAATGGTCGTACAATGGGTACAGCGTCTTTGATGGAAGTGCCTCTCAGCCTCGACATGCTGACCACT GGGCAATTTGATGGACAAGCAAGCTTT GAAGTGGACATTGGTAACCTTAAGATGAACACGAATTACAGAGTCACTGTTGGAGCGTATGGTTGGGCAGGGGAGGGTAGACCCAGCATGCCCCGAGACATCAGCACAGCTCCACATG ACATGTGCATGCCCCCATCGCCCCCCACTCAGCCTGTTGTCATGGCTGTATCTGACACAGAGCTGGCGTTGTCATGGCAGCAAGGAGAGAGTGAGGGAAGCGCACCTGTCCTTCACTTCCTGGTGGCTTACATCAG GCCAGAAATGGACACGGAGTGGACATATATCCGTGAGCCCATTGAGACGAACTCCATGGTTTTGAAGGGGTTATTACCAGAAACAGAGTACCAGTTCGTTGTCAGGGCGGCGAACGTGCACGGAGTTAGCCCACCCAGCCACATCAACAACCCTGTGCGCACTCTGG GTCCATCAGAAGTTGGCAGTGGTGATTACGGGCGTTACTTCACAGACTCAAAGTTCAAAGACGAAGATGGCTTCGACATTGATGACTCCGATTACGATATCTTTATTGAGGAG TTGAAGCCATTCCCAGGTATCAACCAGGACAACAGGAAGTCCCAGCTCCGTTCACGCCCTGATCCGCCATCTGGTCGGAATGTCGTTTATCGTATGAACACCTTCGCTCCTCCTAACGTTACCGCCCCTCCAGCTTCCTCCACCACTTCATCCATCTTCCCAGATTTCTCAGATCTGGTTTTCCCAACCACTTCAGAGCCCAGTACTACGACTGATGCCACGACTACTGCCCCACTGACCACTACCAG CATCACTTTGCCCACCACCACTACTACTCCAACCATGTCGCCCTGGAAAGGTGAGGTACCTCGCGTGTATGACCTGACATGCGATGACACTGTGTGCCCCCCGGACAGCTTCTGTCTCAGTGATTATGAAGGTGGAGGCTCACGCTGCCACTGTAACCTCGGACGAAGAGGGGACACGTGCTCTGAGG TGGTATCAGTGAACTTTCCCAGGTTCTTTGGTTACTCTCACATGACCTTTGAACCCTTGAAGAACTCTTATCAGACCTTTCAGATCACTTTGGAGTTCAAG GCAGACTCTGAGGATGGCTTGTTGTTATACTGTGGAGAAAATGAACACGGCCGTGGAGACTTTACCTCTTTGGCTCTGGTGCGAGGCAAGCTGCACTACAG GTTTAACTGCGGTACAGGAGCAGCTCAAATAGTCAGTGACAGTCGTATTGTGGTCGGTCAGTGGCACACGGTCACTGTCTTTAGAGACGGCATGAGCGGCTGGCTGCGTATGGACAATGACACCCCCATATCTGGACGCTCACAG GGCCAGTACACTAAGATAACTTTCCGCTCCCCACTGTATGTGGGTGGATCCCCGAGTACTTACTGGCTGGTTAGGGCGACAGGAACAAATCGTGGCTTTGTTGGCTGCATTCAGAGtctgaacatcaacaacaagGCAACAGACATCAGACCCTGGCCTCTGGGCAAAGCTCTGAGTGGAGCTGATATAG GTGAATGCAGCGACAGCGTGTGTGACCTGGTCAGCTGTGCCAATGGTGGAGTCTGCTTTGCGAACCGTGCTGATGGCTACATCTGCCTGTGCCCGCTGGGCTTCAGGGGAGCACTTTGTGAAGAGA CTTTCTCACTGTCCTCACCTCTCTTTAATGAGACAGTGTTTTCATATGCTGTCATCCCATGGCCTCAGTCCTCTCAGAGTTATCTGTCCTTCATGGAGTTTGAGCTGACGTTTCGGCCGTCAATGCCCGACGGGACGCTGCTGTACAGTGATGACGCAGGCAGCGGAGACTTCCTGGCTATCAACCTGGTGGATGGTTATGTAGAGTTCAGATTTGATTGCGGCTCTGGAGGAGCCATAATAAG GAGTGAGGAGCAGATCAGTATGGACACATGGCATGAGCTGAGGATGTCTCGCACAGCAAAGAGTGGTATCCTTCAGGTGGACAGCCAGAGGCCAATGGAAGGAATCGCTGAG GGAGCTTTCACTCAAATCAACTGCAGTTCACCTCTTTATATTGGCGGAGTACCAGAATACGATAAAACCAAGAGGACAGCAGGTGTAAAAAAGCCCTTCACTGGAATCATTCAGAAG CTAATACTCAATGACCGCACCATACCGATAACAACTGGCTCCGCTGGTGGAGTTAATGTAGCAAATTCAGCGCACCCATGTGTGGAAAGTCCCTGTGCCAATGGAGGGACCTGCAGGCCAAAGTGGGACAGTTACGAATGTGACTGCCCTCTAGGGTACGACGGGAGGCACTGCCAGAAAG AGTGTGGGAATTACTGTTTGAACA CTGTGACTGAAGCCATTGAGATCCCACAGTTCATTGGCCGAAGTTACCTGACGTATGACAACAGGGATATCTTGAAAAG gGTTTCTGGGTCCAGGACAAACCTTTTCATGCGTTTTAAGAGCACAGCCAAGGATGGCCTGTTGTTGTGGCGGGGAGACAGTCCAATGAGACCCAACAGTGACTTCCTGTCTATGGGGCTTCAGGATGGTGTGCTAATCTTCAG TTATAACCTAGGCAGTGGTGCAGCTAGCATTGCCGTCAATGGGACCTTTACTGACGGAAAGTGGCACAGAGTCAAAGCTGTGAG
- the LOC126394025 gene encoding pikachurin isoform X2, whose protein sequence is MESTCKERSLLYLLFFAICTASVCLCARRSNARRSDRLSPPLDIQLETINCTAFSVRWKMPRRHVSTITGYKVFYTEVRNGRTMGTASLMEVPLSLDMLTTGQFDGQASFEVDIGNLKMNTNYRVTVGAYGWAGEGRPSMPRDISTAPHDMCMPPSPPTQPVVMAVSDTELALSWQQGESEGSAPVLHFLVAYIRPEMDTEWTYIREPIETNSMVLKGLLPETEYQFVVRAANVHGVSPPSHINNPVRTLGPSEVGSGDYGRYFTDSKFKDEDGFDIDDSDYDIFIEELKPFPGINQDNRKSQLRSRPDPPSGRNVVYRMNTFAPPNVTAPPASSTTSSIFPDFSDLVFPTTSEPSTTTDATTTAPLTTTSITLPTTTTTPTMSPWKGEVPRVYDLTCDDTVCPPDSFCLSDYEGGGSRCHCNLGRRGDTCSEVVSVNFPRFFGYSHMTFEPLKNSYQTFQITLEFKADSEDGLLLYCGENEHGRGDFTSLALVRGKLHYRFNCGTGAAQIVSDSRIVVGQWHTVTVFRDGMSGWLRMDNDTPISGRSQGQYTKITFRSPLYVGGSPSTYWLVRATGTNRGFVGCIQSLNINNKATDIRPWPLGKALSGADIGECSDSVCDLVSCANGGVCFANRADGYICLCPLGFRGALCEETFSLSSPLFNETVFSYAVIPWPQSSQSYLSFMEFELTFRPSMPDGTLLYSDDAGSGDFLAINLVDGYVEFRFDCGSGGAIIRSEEQISMDTWHELRMSRTAKSGILQVDSQRPMEGIAEGAFTQINCSSPLYIGGVPEYDKTKRTAGVKKPFTGIIQKLILNDRTIPITTGSAGGVNVANSAHPCVESPCANGGTCRPKWDSYECDCPLGYDGRHCQKAVTEAIEIPQFIGRSYLTYDNRDILKRVSGSRTNLFMRFKSTAKDGLLLWRGDSPMRPNSDFLSMGLQDGVLIFSYNLGSGAASIAVNGTFTDGKWHRVKAVRDGQSGKLTVDDYGAKTGRSPGKMRQLNINGPLYVGGMKEIALHTNRQYVGGLVGCVSHFTLSTDYHLALVEDAADGKNINTCSN, encoded by the exons ATGGAATCTACATGTAAAGAAAGGAGTCTTTTATACTTACTTTTCTTTGCAATATGCACAGCCAGCGTTTGCCTTTGTGCAAGAAGATCAAATGCTCGGAGATCTG ATCGTCTGAGTCCTCCATTAGACATCCAGCTGGAGACCATCAACTGCACCGCCTTTAGCGTACGGTGGAAGATGCCCCGGCGACATGTTAGCACCATCACTGGATACAAG gtcttCTACACAGAGGTGAGGAATGGTCGTACAATGGGTACAGCGTCTTTGATGGAAGTGCCTCTCAGCCTCGACATGCTGACCACT GGGCAATTTGATGGACAAGCAAGCTTT GAAGTGGACATTGGTAACCTTAAGATGAACACGAATTACAGAGTCACTGTTGGAGCGTATGGTTGGGCAGGGGAGGGTAGACCCAGCATGCCCCGAGACATCAGCACAGCTCCACATG ACATGTGCATGCCCCCATCGCCCCCCACTCAGCCTGTTGTCATGGCTGTATCTGACACAGAGCTGGCGTTGTCATGGCAGCAAGGAGAGAGTGAGGGAAGCGCACCTGTCCTTCACTTCCTGGTGGCTTACATCAG GCCAGAAATGGACACGGAGTGGACATATATCCGTGAGCCCATTGAGACGAACTCCATGGTTTTGAAGGGGTTATTACCAGAAACAGAGTACCAGTTCGTTGTCAGGGCGGCGAACGTGCACGGAGTTAGCCCACCCAGCCACATCAACAACCCTGTGCGCACTCTGG GTCCATCAGAAGTTGGCAGTGGTGATTACGGGCGTTACTTCACAGACTCAAAGTTCAAAGACGAAGATGGCTTCGACATTGATGACTCCGATTACGATATCTTTATTGAGGAG TTGAAGCCATTCCCAGGTATCAACCAGGACAACAGGAAGTCCCAGCTCCGTTCACGCCCTGATCCGCCATCTGGTCGGAATGTCGTTTATCGTATGAACACCTTCGCTCCTCCTAACGTTACCGCCCCTCCAGCTTCCTCCACCACTTCATCCATCTTCCCAGATTTCTCAGATCTGGTTTTCCCAACCACTTCAGAGCCCAGTACTACGACTGATGCCACGACTACTGCCCCACTGACCACTACCAG CATCACTTTGCCCACCACCACTACTACTCCAACCATGTCGCCCTGGAAAGGTGAGGTACCTCGCGTGTATGACCTGACATGCGATGACACTGTGTGCCCCCCGGACAGCTTCTGTCTCAGTGATTATGAAGGTGGAGGCTCACGCTGCCACTGTAACCTCGGACGAAGAGGGGACACGTGCTCTGAGG TGGTATCAGTGAACTTTCCCAGGTTCTTTGGTTACTCTCACATGACCTTTGAACCCTTGAAGAACTCTTATCAGACCTTTCAGATCACTTTGGAGTTCAAG GCAGACTCTGAGGATGGCTTGTTGTTATACTGTGGAGAAAATGAACACGGCCGTGGAGACTTTACCTCTTTGGCTCTGGTGCGAGGCAAGCTGCACTACAG GTTTAACTGCGGTACAGGAGCAGCTCAAATAGTCAGTGACAGTCGTATTGTGGTCGGTCAGTGGCACACGGTCACTGTCTTTAGAGACGGCATGAGCGGCTGGCTGCGTATGGACAATGACACCCCCATATCTGGACGCTCACAG GGCCAGTACACTAAGATAACTTTCCGCTCCCCACTGTATGTGGGTGGATCCCCGAGTACTTACTGGCTGGTTAGGGCGACAGGAACAAATCGTGGCTTTGTTGGCTGCATTCAGAGtctgaacatcaacaacaagGCAACAGACATCAGACCCTGGCCTCTGGGCAAAGCTCTGAGTGGAGCTGATATAG GTGAATGCAGCGACAGCGTGTGTGACCTGGTCAGCTGTGCCAATGGTGGAGTCTGCTTTGCGAACCGTGCTGATGGCTACATCTGCCTGTGCCCGCTGGGCTTCAGGGGAGCACTTTGTGAAGAGA CTTTCTCACTGTCCTCACCTCTCTTTAATGAGACAGTGTTTTCATATGCTGTCATCCCATGGCCTCAGTCCTCTCAGAGTTATCTGTCCTTCATGGAGTTTGAGCTGACGTTTCGGCCGTCAATGCCCGACGGGACGCTGCTGTACAGTGATGACGCAGGCAGCGGAGACTTCCTGGCTATCAACCTGGTGGATGGTTATGTAGAGTTCAGATTTGATTGCGGCTCTGGAGGAGCCATAATAAG GAGTGAGGAGCAGATCAGTATGGACACATGGCATGAGCTGAGGATGTCTCGCACAGCAAAGAGTGGTATCCTTCAGGTGGACAGCCAGAGGCCAATGGAAGGAATCGCTGAG GGAGCTTTCACTCAAATCAACTGCAGTTCACCTCTTTATATTGGCGGAGTACCAGAATACGATAAAACCAAGAGGACAGCAGGTGTAAAAAAGCCCTTCACTGGAATCATTCAGAAG CTAATACTCAATGACCGCACCATACCGATAACAACTGGCTCCGCTGGTGGAGTTAATGTAGCAAATTCAGCGCACCCATGTGTGGAAAGTCCCTGTGCCAATGGAGGGACCTGCAGGCCAAAGTGGGACAGTTACGAATGTGACTGCCCTCTAGGGTACGACGGGAGGCACTGCCAGAAAG CTGTGACTGAAGCCATTGAGATCCCACAGTTCATTGGCCGAAGTTACCTGACGTATGACAACAGGGATATCTTGAAAAG gGTTTCTGGGTCCAGGACAAACCTTTTCATGCGTTTTAAGAGCACAGCCAAGGATGGCCTGTTGTTGTGGCGGGGAGACAGTCCAATGAGACCCAACAGTGACTTCCTGTCTATGGGGCTTCAGGATGGTGTGCTAATCTTCAG TTATAACCTAGGCAGTGGTGCAGCTAGCATTGCCGTCAATGGGACCTTTACTGACGGAAAGTGGCACAGAGTCAAAGCTGTGAG